TGGCTGGGAGACCCCCGTGAGATCGAATcccacagatctgtacaaaacACTCCCTggtgctgcttctccccaaccccccaacccctgattgattcatgctgtgtccctgccacccccacctccgcctgtccccagcccggctATTAGTgttaccccctgcccagccccctcactgcccctcaCTCCTCCTGCAGCCCTTGGGGTTCTTCCTGCTCCCCCTTCGAtcccgggggctgcagggaaggggaggggcttcCATGGGTCATAAAGATGaggagccaggggctgggtaGACAGGAATCCTCCAAGGTCATAGAGATTGGGGTGTGTGAGGCTCGAAAGGCTGATTTCAAGTTCTCCAGTGGGAtattccacccctcccctcaggGGCACAGTctgagctgggatcccagccacaCCCAGAGCCAGGGTCGGATTCTTCCCCCAGGGATGGATCCTggtgggaaagtgaagatcggggcctcgtcaccagcatcaATAAATATCACCTGCCCctggtcacagtccagacaaacccggatccggCTGGGGATCCGGCGCCGGGGCAGGGGGTTctcaggggaggtgagagcccagAACTGATCCCCCAACCACCcaacagcccagatccccccgtCAGGGCTACAgctgatccatcccttcctcctcacagactctctggccacacccacagcccagcctcccccaccccccacctgcacctcccagcaatgtctccctgaggtgaatccctcacagcccagcacacagggcttagtgtcaaatctctcaggggtgttgggCAGCTGCTGCCGTGTGTCTCCCCGCGTCAcatttttccagtcctcagacaGGATGAGGTTGGGATGAGCCGtatctggatccagagtcacattcactggggagagagaatcagagcgttaggggcagagctcagccctgggggaggctgggatcATTTCTCacgctccccagcagccccattctggctgggacaggcctggatcccagggagctgcctctgtcctgggcacCTAAGACTGAGCAGGGACgtcactgcagctcctcagtCTTTTAAATGGGACCCACTTTATTAGTTTTTCATGTGCTTGCTGAGGCTTCAGCTCCCTGCTCCGTCTGTTGGGGCTGCTCCATTCCCAGCATCAGAGACGCATCAAGGAAGGTTTTAATGAGGAGGGCGCAGAGGAGGCAGGTACCAGCTTTGAATACCAgagggaagctccctcccctaaATGCAGCCTATACTCCCCGGCCAGAGTAGGAAGAGCCAATTAAGAAAAGAGAGTAGGAAATGGCATTGGGCGGggtagccccatccccagcctagaGAGAAGGGAGGAGCTTCTGGGATCACAGGGAGAGCGTCTCCTCAATCCAGGAAGCAGTGAGCAGCTCCAAtgggagagcccagccctgcccagaggaaaggcaggatgttggagaAGTGGATGAGGGAGATCCTCTGCACAGGGGTAGAGCAGAGGGATGTGtcagccctcagggcagagagctctgtTCACAGGCTGCTCAAGGAGAGTTTTTCTGTTCAGCAGTGTGGGCATGAACTCAGCACTAAGGTTGGTGTCAGGAGTGTTTGTGTGACTTCAGCATGGGAGCTCCTCACTGTTCAGTGTGTTGTTGTTATGGTTCTGTGTGTCATGGTCGGTATCAGTTTGGTTGGTAACTTTAGCTACAATCTCATGAAGACATTTTCTGATAATTTAAAGACaatctccagctgcaatctcaCCCTCTCTGAATGTTCCTAGGGATCCTCCTCTTTTCATCTCTAGTGCATATGGCAGGGTGTCTGGAGCggggaaaggagaaaagagaTGAGATTTCAGGCTTTCATATTTATAACAGCGTCCCCACTCTCAACTCCTAGAACTGTCTTTTAATTATGACAGTGAAACACtcagatatttaatataaaaaggtctGAAACTCATTCAGGCATCTCCCAGCAATGGAACCAACATCCTTACAGCCTCACAACCATCCCAGGACACACAATCTATAAGTGAAATTTACTTttcccctcctcatcccctcccactctTCAGACCTcagttggtttgtctcattcacttATTGCCTTTTGTCATAACCTAGATCCAGAGCCTACAAAGACTTTGGCATAAAAGTAACTTTTCCCACTTTGGTCCCTTTGACACTAACGGGATGTTGAGAgtttgtgaaatcctggctctaattGTGAGCTGTTCGGTCTGTTTACTCAGCGTCTCTACAGAGAGCAGCACGGGGCCTTGTCCTCTATAGGCAGAAATAGAAATAATAGTAAAACCATTTTATAAATGTGGAAATTGAGGTGAGGAAAAATCCTTGACTTGATTTTCCTtgacctcacctcagtccctggaaaaatcatggagcaggtactcaaggaatcaattctgaagcacttagaggagaggaaagtgatcaggaacagtcagcatgaattcacaaagtgcaagtcatgcctgactatccttattgccttctatgaggagataactagCTCTGTGCATGAGgaaaaagcagtggatgtgttattccttgactttagcaaagcttttgatacggtctcccacagtattcttgccagcaagttaaagaagtatgagctggatgaatggactataaggtggacagaaagctggctagatcatcaggctcaacaacaatgtctagttggcagccggtttcaagcggagtgccacaagggtcggtcctggggctggttttgttcaatatcttcattaatgatctggaggatcgcgtggactgcaccctcagcaagtttgcagatgacactaaactgggaggagtggttgatacgctggagggtagggataggatacagagggacctagacaaattagaggattgggccagaagaaacctgatgaggttcaacaaggacaagtgcagagtcctgcacttaggacagaagaactgaatggctgggcagcagttctccagaaaagaacctaggagttacagtggacgagaagctggatatgagtcaacaatgttcccttgttgccaagaaggctaacggcattttgggctgtataagtaggggcattgccagcagatcgagggacatgatcatttccctctattcgacattggtgaggcctcatccggagtattgtgtccagttttgggccccagacTACAAGAAGGAGGtagaaaaattgaaaagagtccagcagagggcaacagaaatgattagagGACTGGAACacgtgatttatgaggagaggctgagggaactgggattgtttagtctgcagaagagaagaatgaggggggatttgatagctgctttcaactacctgaaagagggttccaaagaggataatATAGACTGTTCTccatggtagcagatgacagaacaaggatctcaagttgcagtgggggaggtttaggttggatattagaaaaaactttttcactaggagggtggtgaagcactggaatgggttacctagggaggttgtggaatctccttccttagaggtttttaaggtcaggcttgacaaagccctggctgggatgatttagttgggattggtcatgctttgaggagggggttggactagatgacctcctgaggtcccttccaaccctgatattctatgattctatgattttaaggTTAACTCAATGGgacaaattcacccctgtgccagCAGGAGAGGGGTGACTCTGCTGTTCAGTGGCTCCAGGGGCCGGTGCAGACCTTGGCACAAGCTGAGGAAGTTCTGAAGCCAGCCAGAGCTACATCCCTAGGACAATGGCTCCCATGTGTTCTGGCAACTGTGCAGAGTGTCAGAGGCCCAGCTTTACATGGCCCATGTCCCTCTGTTCCTCTTCCACCCCCTTCCACTTCCATCCACCGTCACCACCCctaccccattcccagccctctcaggaacaCGCCTTGTGCCTGCaactgctggggaggaggcaccaGAGGCTCCTGTGCTGGAGGGATCCCTGACCATGAGGGAggggctttctccttccctccagcccatTTGGCCCAGACTAGCTGCCGTATGGGACCAGAGCTCAGTGATGGGCTGGATCCACCTTTGAGAAATGTGCCCCatggctggtgatggggcagtagacagggagggctctgagctatAGAGAGTTCTTTGCCACGTGTCTGGCTATTGGGTCTTGCAAAAATGCGCAGTATTcaactgaccaccatatttggggtcgggaaggaattttcccccaagtcagattggtAGAGAGCCTGGAAGGTTTTCTGTCTTCCTTTGCGATgcggggcatgggtcacttgcagatttaaactagtgtcaatggtggattctctgtaacttgaagtctttaaatcatgatttgaggactccagtaactcagccagaggttaggggtctattacaggagtgggtgggggaggttctgtggcctacaatgtgcaggaggtcagactggatgatcctgatggtccctcctggccttaaagtcCATGAGTCTGAGTCATTTCTTTCTTTAACAGTAATTGTAATGGCAGGACATATTTTTGGTAGAAATAAAGGTTTGAATTAATCAACCTGAGTGACTTGGACCCCAAGTGCGTGACATTCTCACCCAACAAGTAAATAGAAGCATCATCTAATTGTGAACCAATTGGCCAGAGACACTCTCCTCCCTCAGTCTCAGAGGCTCATCCCAATTTCCATTCCCAGATCCCTTCTAGgtacctttgaacttccccaTAGTCTCCAACAGCACAATCATTTTCCGGGAGAAATCACTGACTCGCtcttccagttcaggagaaatctcctctggctgctggaacttccccttctcacacctggagagaaacaaTTTTACATGATTATATTTCACTGTGTGACTCATTATAAGTTCTGGCTAATGTGTTGCTGCTCTAATGGGCCTGGAGTTAGAATTCCTCGACTTCTCCCAATCTGAGAGCAGGTGCAACACAGGCCATGGCCATACAACCTTCCCTTCACAGGACTCATTAATATTCTTCAACTCTGGGCTGGAGAGACCAGCTGTGGGGACAAAAGGAGAATTGAGTCTCCATGGCCAATTCACTCCTAGGCCTCCATGCTCTGAGGGACAGGAGGTTCCCAggtgaagtgctgtagaaatctgccctctaggaactagactgagacaccaactccccccctccccagctcattccACACAGGTCTCCAAACAGTCCTCAGGTGGGAAAGACTCTTGACTTCGGCTGCCCTGGGCTGAATGGTAACCAGGGCCCCACAGTGACAGGCCTATAGTCCATCTGGACAAtcctgaggcagccagtcccTCAGGGAGGTGACATCTCTAGGAAATACTTGAGGTCAGTCCTTCCCACTGAATGGAgaattccagagtcttctatACAAGCGCGAGAACCTCAGGatgaagttgatcagagagattcGTATCCAACATGTGACCTTcccacacattttgctgtagagcCCTGGGGAGATGCAGTGCTAAAATCACCACCAAGTTCCTTCCCAGCATTGTGAAGTGTGcgggggagtgagagagagacacgtACCTGCCTAAGGTGCTTCTAATATcctagaagagagagagacaaaagaatttcagtcccctctgacacacacacacaccggggaTTCCAGGGAAGAAATTTTGCAAATATGGGAAGGGGAGGCCCTGCCCTGGCCTAGGGTCATGGATTCCCTGAGCTAATGGGGTTTTTCCATCTCTCATATCTCTGTGTCTGTGACTCTGCAAAGAATAGAAGTTATTCACATGTCAGCAATGCACACGCCGAGTTACACCATGGTCTCCGACTGCTGGACTCCAGTGCTTAGGATTCAGGAGCCTTCCCTTCCCTGTGTGGGGATCTGGCATGTTTCTAATGACAGGTGTTGGTTTCCAAttgtccctgggggtgctcaacccatgcctcacccccaatccaccccttcctccaatgccACACCCCAGCGCTActcttcctgctcccactccaccctgcctcttccctgcctcctctcgtgagcacactccctccctgctcctccccctccctcccagtaccTCCCGCACACAGCTGATTGCAACAGGCAGGTGGTGctggagggaggggtaggagttgatcagcagggagCTGGCTGCCCTGGAGTCTCCACCTATGTTTCTCAATcagtctcacctgcaggaattcacttGTTGGCTTCTGACACTTCCCTTCCATCTCACTGATCAGCTCACTGAGATGGGAAATCTGCTTGGagagtttactgacattttcattccgtatcttcacaatctcctcgtccaggttctccagctgggccagcaggagtcgctcttgttcctccaggaactgccgCAGTTgatgaaattcagacacaatcttctgcctctcggtttgtgtttgtttctgtatgaaaataggggaaagggctggtcagggacatggATGGAGCCCGGGGTCCTTTCatggagagctgagtgtgcaggagggAGAATGTCTTTTAAAATCCCAGGCAGAGGATTCTCTCATACCTTCCCCTTTGGCCTCTGTATCCCTTTGAAAGGGATGTTTCCATGCCTGTCATGGTCAGCATATTCTGTTATTTATTGTCTCTGGAAAttcagacccagagcagcagAAGGCAGGACTCAGCACTACACTGACAGAGACACCAGGGgagttaaaagaaacaaacatttcaaaaatgcagaaaaggatcagacacagTGGACAGCACTTCACGGGGACATTCAGTTCACTTGGGGCGGATTTTTGAGCAAGCCACAAGGGCTAGACTTTAACTCATCAACTGCAATGGAAGCTTAGGGTTTGTCTGCACATGGATCTAACCCAGCAATTCATGAtcatggagaaacacacacaagctCACGTtcaccaaggccacacaggagtcTGCCTCCAAAGAGACCTCCCACTACCAGTCCCTGCCGGTTAATAACAACTGGCACCTACCAGATACTCCCGGCTATTCTCCTCTCCAGTCGCTTTCAATCCCAGGAgcttttctctttcttccctcaGAGCTTTCAAATGGGCCTGGATTCTTTCCTGTAGAAACAGAAATGGTTTGAGAGGTTTCATCCTGATAGTTGAGAGGTGCTTGGAAATGGGCGTTTTTGCACCTGAAACCCAAGATGACTGTGGTTCTAATCACTTTGAGACATCAGGACCACCAAGGAGATGAAACCTCATTAATGGAGACTGGGGACGTGTCACATTCTGATTCATGACCAGTTGCGGTTCAGCCTTTTTAGTAATTGGCGAGAGATCTCAATTATAACCAAGCTTTACGGGTATTTGTGAATTGATTAGTGGTACAGAGcataacagggcactggagtcacatgggggtGAATCAATAAACCTGTTTTTAGAAGGTTTAACAAACAAAGTGATACAAATCCCCAAAGCCACCAGGGTTTCCCTATGGGCTGGGATTTCagccctgaagccctggggctgcaCTTTTTGGGCTGAGCTGGTCTAAGCACCAGGGCAAACCCCATGAGACGTCAGGAGGCCATTCGTCTGGTTTGAAGCTGCGCAGTCTCAGTTTTGTGGAGCACTAACCCTGTCTGGCACGGACCCAGCACTGGACGTGGGTTTGTctggtgcaaaagggagagcaggagactgaggctgcaggaggacacccgtgagggtgggggcagggttggggtggcACCTTTATGCGGAATGATGCAGGCGGGTGGCACGCTGGAAAAAACGGTGGTGGGGTCCACGCAGGGTGACTGATACTGGTGAGGACGGGCCCATGCAGGCAGGCGTGAGGGTGTCCCATGTTCTGGGGATGCCTCAGTGACCTCCCTAATTAGACATGATGCAGGTTTGTATAAAGGACGGGTTGGGGTTTGCCCCAGGTCTGTCCTAACCCCTCTCCATGGCAATGCCCCCTGGGCAGGTACCCCACGGTCCCATTCCCTGGTAAAGATCccggaagcagtgcattctgggagatttcaaaaggctgcctggtgggacTAACAGAACAGCTCTGGCTGGTCCTTGCCCACGTACACAACagagcaggtcagactggcaccggtcagctccagcctggggttggttttgctaCAATACAGTGTAATCCCAGTGGTACTTGGCATGGACCTGAGCTGTCTGGAGCCCTTTTGTGTGCGGACTGAAGGTGCTCGGGGTCCCACGCAGCTATTTAGcccagtgatctcctctagtgcaggccGGCAGCATCTGAGTTTAATCCTTCATAGAGGAACACAGGAGTTCAGAATCCCAGTgagaaacctcctctccctggtgggCCTGGGACCTTTATCAAGGTGTCTCTCCCTCCTAACGGAGACACTTCATCACTGGGTAGGGCTGATGgtaagatggcagcatggcaaaGTGGTTCGGGTCTTGGTctggggagatctgggttctatgctaagctctgtcactgacatACTGGGTGACTGTGGGCAACTCGCTGCCCtgctttatgcctcagtttcccttcccacaTTTTATCTAGCTAGACTAGTCTATCCTGGAGACTCCCCCAGTCGATCAAGATCTCTGGCAGTGCAGCGGGGTTGCCCgctgctgctaaggcaggctccttccttcaagcaccgcccccgcacatcccactggccaggaatggggaactgtaGCCAG
The Mauremys reevesii isolate NIE-2019 linkage group 15, ASM1616193v1, whole genome shotgun sequence DNA segment above includes these coding regions:
- the LOC120383925 gene encoding zinc finger protein RFP-like, which codes for MAAENPMESLQDEATCPVCLEHFTEPVILECGHNFCRACISQCWEGSDTAASCPQCRETMQQGNLRPNVQLGNMVEIAKWLSLQAAKGAGGDGVCGEHLEALKLFCEEDETPICVVCDRSRAHRAHTVVPIQEAAQEYKERIQAHLKALREEREKLLGLKATGEENSREYLKQTQTERQKIVSEFHQLRQFLEEQERLLLAQLENLDEEIVKIRNENVSKLSKQISHLSELISEMEGKCQKPTSEFLQDIRSTLGRCEKGKFQQPEEISPELEERVSDFSRKMIVLLETMGKFKDTLPYALEMKRGGSLGTFREVNVTLDPDTAHPNLILSEDWKNVTRGDTRQQLPNTPERFDTKPCVLGCEGFTSGRHCWEVQVGGGGGWAVGVARESVRRKGWISCSPDGGIWAVGWLGDQFWALTSPENPLPRRRIPSRIRVCLDCDQGQVIFIDAGDEAPIFTFPPGSIPGGRIRPWLWVWLGSQLRLCP